A genomic region of Desulfosarcina ovata subsp. ovata contains the following coding sequences:
- a CDS encoding acetyl-CoA hydrolase/transferase family protein, giving the protein MVDKIVEGKNNPLIEIPKAKASPVDIKIAKQILTTIEDGSCLQLGIGTLPNLIGEMISKSDLKDLSIHTEMLVDACVDMYESGKVTGIHKKVDRLKMSYTFALGTIKLYDFLHMNPTCASFPVHYINDPDRICKNPKVVAINNAIEIDLFSQVCSESVGYRHISGTGGQLDFILGAFKSTGGKGIISLSSTYTDKDGNICSRIVPTLKPGAIVTVPRSIVQYVVTEYGIVQLKGKSTWERAEELINISHPNFREELIKEAEKMNIWVKSNKKDNY; this is encoded by the coding sequence TTGAAGGTAAAAATAATCCCCTCATTGAGATTCCCAAAGCGAAAGCATCACCTGTTGATATTAAAATAGCTAAACAAATATTGACCACTATAGAGGACGGTTCTTGTTTACAGTTAGGAATTGGCACTTTGCCAAATCTGATTGGTGAAATGATATCGAAAAGTGATTTAAAGGATCTCTCCATACACACCGAGATGTTGGTCGATGCATGTGTTGACATGTATGAATCAGGTAAAGTTACAGGTATACATAAAAAGGTTGATCGTTTAAAAATGAGCTATACTTTTGCTCTTGGTACTATAAAACTATATGATTTTTTGCATATGAACCCAACTTGTGCTTCATTTCCAGTTCATTATATTAATGATCCAGATAGAATCTGCAAGAATCCAAAAGTCGTAGCAATAAATAATGCCATTGAAATTGACCTTTTTTCTCAAGTCTGTTCCGAGTCAGTCGGCTACCGACATATTTCTGGAACCGGCGGACAGCTCGATTTTATTTTAGGTGCTTTTAAATCCACAGGGGGTAAGGGGATTATTTCGCTAAGTTCGACCTATACGGATAAAGATGGGAATATATGCTCAAGGATTGTGCCCACCCTCAAGCCGGGCGCAATTGTTACGGTTCCTAGAAGTATCGTTCAATATGTTGTCACGGAATATGGTATTGTACAGCTAAAAGGAAAGTCAACGTGGGAAAGAGCAGAGGAACTGATTAACATTTCACATCCCAATTTTAGGGAGGAATTGATAAAGGAAGCGGAAAAAATGAATATTTGGGTAAAATCAAATAAGAAGGACAACTATTGA